The Glycine soja cultivar W05 chromosome 8, ASM419377v2, whole genome shotgun sequence genome has a window encoding:
- the LOC114423302 gene encoding serine--glyoxylate aminotransferase, which produces MDYFNAPGRNHLFVPGPVNIPDQIIRAMNRNNEDYRSPAIPAMTKTLLEDVKKIFKTTTGTPFLIPTTGTGAWESALTNTLSPGDRIVSFLIGQFSLLWIDQQQRLKFNVDVVESEWGHGAKLDVLESKIASDTSHTIKAICIVHNETATGVTNDLAKVRQILDSYQHPALLIVDGVSSICALDFRMDEWGVDVAITGSQKALSLPTGIGIVVAGPKAIEASKHAKSLRVFFDWKDYLKFYQLGTYWPYTPSIHLLYGLRAALDLIFEEGLENVIARHSRLGKATRLAVEAWGLKNCTQKEEWYSDTVTAVLVPAYIDSTEIVRRAWKRYNLSLGLGLNKVAGKVFRIGHLGHLNELQLLGCLAGVEMILKDVGYPVKLGSGVAAASAYLQNTIPMIPSRI; this is translated from the exons ATGGATTATTTCAATGCACCAGGAAGAAACCATCTCTTTGTTCCAGGGCCGGTTAACATTCCGGACCAGATCATCCGGGCCATGAACAGAAACAATGAGGACTACCGTTCTCCAGCAATTCCAGCTATGACAAAAACTTTGCTTGAGGATGTCAAGAAGATTTTCAAGACCACTACTGGAACCCCATTTCTCATCCCTACAACTG GTACTGGTGCTTGGGAGAGTGCTCTCACAAACACACTGTCTCCTGGGGATCGAATTGTATCGTTCCTGATTGGCCAATTCAGCTTGCTTTGGATTGATCAGCAGCAACGCCTGAAGTTCAATGTTGATGTTGTTGAGAGTGAATGGGGCCATGGTGCTAAGCTTGATGTTCTGGAATCAAAGATTGCTTCAGATACTTCACACACTATAAAGGCAATTTGCATTGTTCACAATGAGACTGCAACTGGGGTCACCAATGACTTGGCCAAAGTGAGACAAATTCTTG ATTCCTACCAGCATCCAGCCCTCCTTATTGTTGATGGAGTGTCTTCCATTTGTGCTCTTGATTTCCGCATGGATGAATGGGGAGTTGATGTGGCAATAACTGGCTCCCAGAAGGCCCTTTCCCTTCCCACTGGGATAGGTATTGTGGTTGCAGGCCCTAAAGCTATTGAGGCCTCAAAACATGCTAAATCACTTAGAGTTTTCTTTGACTGGAAAGACTACCTCAAATTCTACCAGCTAGGAACCTATTGGCCATACACTCCTTCCATACATTTGCTGTATGGTCTGAGAGCTGCTCTTGATCTGATTTTTGAGGAAGGACTCGAAAATGTGATCGCAAGGCACAGTCGTTTAGGCAAAGCAACCAG ACTTGCTGTAGAGGCATGGGGTTTGAAGAATTGCACCCAAAAGGAAGAGTGGTACAGTGACACTGTGACTGCTGTTCTTGTTCCTGCTTACATTGATAGTACTGAAATAGTTAGGAGGGCATGGAAGAGATACAATTTGAGCTTAGGTCTTGGACTGAACAAAGTTGCTGGGAAGGTTTTCAGAATTGGACATCTTGGCCACTTGAATGAG TTGCAACTGTTGGGATGTCTAGCTGGTGTAGAGATGATACTCAAAGATGTGGGTTATCCTGTAAAGCTTGGAAGTGGAGTTGCTGCTGCCAGTGCATACTTACAGAACACTATTCCTATGATCCCTTCCAGGATTTGA